The Methylomonas montana DNA window CAATTCATTGATCACATGTTCGGGACCCAAGCCCTGTTGCGCCAACATCACCATACAATGAAACCAAAGATCGGCGGTTTCATACACTATCTTATCCTTGTCGCCGTCCTTAGCGGCAATCACCGTTTCAGTAGCTTCTTCGCCAATCTTTTTTAGGATGTGATCCAAGCCTTTGGCATACAAGCTGGCCACATAGGATTGGTCGGCGGTTTGCTGCTTACGCTGCTCCAGGACCAGGGCTAATTGCTGTAAAACGTCGCTCATTACTT harbors:
- a CDS encoding phosphoribosyl-ATP diphosphatase, whose product is MSDVLQQLALVLEQRKQQTADQSYVASLYAKGLDHILKKIGEEATETVIAAKDGDKDKIVYETADLWFHCMVMLAQQGLGPEHVINELQRRFGLSGLQEKAQRDAS